In the Streptomyces sp. BHT-5-2 genome, one interval contains:
- a CDS encoding FadR/GntR family transcriptional regulator — MEATGNGEKGLHARVLESLGPAITAGDHPPGTVLRTDELAERFDVSRTVIREAIRVLESMHLVASRRRVGVTVRPTEEWNVYDPRVIGWRLAGRDRPRQLRSLTVLRSAVEPVAAGLAARHATPAQCAELTEHAMGMVATSRGQQLDAYLVHDMAFHRVVLTASGNEMFARLAEVVAAVLTGRTQHHVMFTDPDPAAVTLHVQVAEAIRTGDAVRAEALTREITTGAMAELDVLAP, encoded by the coding sequence ATGGAAGCGACCGGGAACGGGGAGAAGGGGCTGCACGCCCGCGTGCTGGAGTCCCTGGGGCCCGCTATCACCGCGGGCGACCACCCTCCGGGCACGGTCCTGCGCACCGACGAGCTGGCCGAGCGGTTCGACGTCTCGCGCACGGTGATCCGCGAGGCGATCCGGGTCCTGGAGTCCATGCACCTGGTCGCCTCCCGGCGCCGGGTCGGTGTGACCGTCCGCCCCACCGAGGAGTGGAACGTCTACGACCCGCGGGTGATCGGCTGGCGGCTGGCCGGCCGGGACCGCCCCCGGCAGCTGCGTTCGCTGACGGTGCTGCGCTCGGCCGTCGAGCCGGTGGCGGCCGGGCTGGCCGCCCGCCACGCCACCCCCGCCCAGTGCGCCGAACTCACCGAGCACGCCATGGGGATGGTGGCCACCTCGCGCGGCCAGCAGCTCGACGCGTACCTCGTGCACGACATGGCGTTCCACCGGGTGGTGCTGACCGCGTCCGGCAACGAGATGTTCGCCCGCCTCGCCGAGGTGGTCGCGGCCGTGCTCACCGGCCGCACCCAGCACCATGTGATGTTCACCGACCCCGACCCGGCGGCGGTCACCCTGCACGTCCAGGTGGCCGAGGCGATCCGCACCGGCGACGCGGTCCGCGCCGAGGCCCTCACCCGGGAGATCACGACGGGCGCGATGGCCGAACTCGACGTGCTGGCGCCGTAG
- a CDS encoding RNA polymerase sigma factor has translation MQPDDGRLTVAVQAAQDGDETAFRLVYRAIHPRLLGYVRTLVGEPDAEDVASEAWLQITRDLVRFSGDADRFRGWTARIARNRALDHIRMRGRRPAIGGDETELTDTPAASDTAGEALEALGTGHTFRLIGRLPQDQAEAVTLRVVVGLDAKSAAQVLGKRPGAVRTAAHRGLKKLAEMLGEDGGGDDGDGEPRGPSAGAGKGGGTVGELPIQDRRRHDGVAESYVPGVTETAARTQKDM, from the coding sequence ATTCAGCCGGACGACGGACGGCTGACGGTTGCCGTACAGGCGGCGCAGGACGGCGACGAGACCGCGTTCCGGCTCGTCTACCGCGCGATACACCCCCGGCTGCTCGGCTACGTCCGGACCCTGGTGGGCGAGCCGGACGCGGAGGACGTGGCATCCGAGGCCTGGCTCCAGATCACCCGCGACCTCGTCCGCTTCAGCGGCGACGCGGACCGCTTCCGCGGCTGGACCGCCCGGATCGCCCGTAACCGTGCGCTGGACCACATCCGGATGCGCGGCCGGCGGCCGGCCATCGGCGGCGACGAGACCGAACTCACCGACACCCCCGCCGCGTCCGACACCGCGGGCGAGGCGCTGGAGGCGCTGGGCACCGGCCACACCTTCCGGCTGATAGGCCGGCTGCCGCAGGACCAGGCCGAGGCGGTGACCCTGCGGGTGGTCGTCGGGCTGGACGCCAAGAGCGCGGCACAGGTACTGGGCAAACGGCCGGGCGCGGTGCGCACCGCCGCCCACCGCGGCCTGAAGAAGCTGGCCGAGATGCTCGGGGAGGACGGTGGTGGGGACGACGGCGACGGGGAACCCCGGGGGCCGTCCGCCGGTGCCGGCAAGGGGGGTGGAACAGTGGGTGAGCTGCCCATACAGGACAGAAGACGCCATGACGGCGTGGCGGAATCGTACGTACCAGGTGTGACGGAAACGGCCGCACGAACGCAGAAGGACATGTGA
- a CDS encoding peptidoglycan-binding protein has protein sequence MALAALALATACHPPRPAPLLAPGAHGPAVRDLQTRLSQLGLFTRSPTGHYAAETERALRTFQQQAGLPPTGTYTTADRSALNSRTHSQKPTLAPRSKIFDGSEN, from the coding sequence ATGGCACTGGCCGCACTGGCCCTGGCGACGGCCTGCCACCCGCCGCGCCCCGCTCCCCTACTGGCGCCCGGCGCCCATGGCCCGGCGGTCCGCGACCTCCAGACCCGCCTGTCGCAACTCGGCCTCTTCACCCGCTCCCCCACGGGCCACTACGCCGCCGAGACCGAACGCGCCCTCCGCACCTTCCAGCAACAGGCCGGACTCCCCCCAACGGGGACCTACACCACAGCAGACCGCTCAGCCCTCAACTCCCGCACCCACAGCCAGAAACCGACACTCGCCCCCAGGAGCAAGATCTTTGACGGAAGCGAAAATTGA
- a CDS encoding methylmalonyl-CoA mutase has product MARYSESGLPVEPVYGPAALDGWDPADRLGEPGGYPYTRGVYPTMYTGRPWTMRQYAGFGTARESNARYRQLIEHGTTGLSVAFDLPTQMGHDSDTPIAAGEVGKVGVAIDSVEDMEVLFGGIPLGAVSTSMTINAPAALLLLMYQLVGEQQGVMGHQLNGTVQNDVLKEYIARGTYIYPPQPSLRLTADIFRYCRAEIPRWNTISISGYHMAEAGASPAQEIAFTLANGIAYVRTALAAGMDVDDFAPRLSFFFVARTTLLEEVAKFRAARRIWARVMREEFGARNPKSQMLRFHTQTAGVQLTAQQPEVNLARVTVQGLAAVLGGTQSLHTNSFDEAIALPTEKAARLALRTQQVLAHETDVTATVDPFAGSYAVESLTDDVEEAALALMARVADLGGAVAAIERGLQKDEIERNAYRIAQETDAGERVVVGVNRFRTDEEESYEPLRVDPAIEAQQAERLARLRERRNRNAVTAALGAVRKAAEGPDNVLYPMREALRARATLGEVCDALREVWGTYVPTDAF; this is encoded by the coding sequence ATGGCGCGGTACAGCGAGAGCGGGCTGCCCGTCGAGCCGGTGTACGGGCCGGCGGCGCTCGACGGGTGGGATCCGGCCGACCGGCTGGGCGAGCCGGGCGGGTACCCGTACACCCGCGGGGTCTATCCGACGATGTACACCGGGCGGCCCTGGACGATGCGGCAGTACGCCGGGTTCGGGACGGCGCGGGAGTCCAACGCGCGCTACCGGCAGCTGATCGAGCACGGCACCACGGGGCTGTCGGTCGCCTTCGACCTGCCGACGCAGATGGGCCACGACTCCGACACCCCGATCGCCGCGGGCGAGGTCGGCAAGGTCGGGGTGGCCATCGACTCCGTCGAGGACATGGAGGTGCTGTTCGGCGGGATCCCGCTGGGGGCGGTCTCGACGTCGATGACCATCAACGCGCCGGCCGCGCTGCTGCTGCTGATGTACCAACTCGTCGGCGAACAACAGGGGGTGATGGGACATCAGCTCAACGGGACGGTGCAGAACGACGTGTTGAAGGAGTACATCGCGCGGGGCACGTACATCTATCCGCCGCAGCCCTCGCTCCGGCTGACCGCGGACATCTTCCGTTACTGCCGGGCCGAGATCCCCCGCTGGAACACCATCTCGATCTCCGGCTACCACATGGCCGAGGCCGGCGCCTCGCCCGCGCAGGAGATCGCCTTCACCCTGGCCAACGGCATCGCCTACGTCCGCACCGCGCTCGCCGCCGGCATGGACGTCGACGACTTCGCGCCGCGGCTGTCGTTCTTCTTCGTCGCCCGGACCACGCTGCTGGAGGAGGTCGCCAAGTTCCGTGCCGCGCGGCGGATCTGGGCGCGGGTGATGCGCGAGGAGTTCGGGGCGCGGAACCCCAAGTCGCAGATGCTGCGGTTCCACACCCAGACCGCCGGGGTGCAACTGACCGCCCAGCAGCCGGAGGTGAACCTCGCGCGGGTGACCGTACAGGGGCTCGCGGCGGTGCTCGGCGGGACCCAGTCGCTGCACACCAACTCCTTCGACGAGGCGATCGCGCTGCCGACCGAGAAGGCGGCCCGGCTCGCCCTGCGCACCCAGCAGGTGCTCGCGCACGAGACGGACGTCACCGCCACCGTCGACCCGTTCGCCGGCTCCTACGCCGTCGAGTCGCTGACCGACGACGTCGAGGAGGCGGCGCTGGCGCTGATGGCGCGGGTGGCGGACCTCGGCGGCGCGGTCGCCGCCATCGAACGGGGCCTCCAGAAGGACGAGATCGAGCGCAACGCCTACCGGATCGCGCAGGAGACCGACGCCGGCGAGCGGGTGGTGGTCGGCGTCAACCGCTTCCGCACCGACGAGGAGGAGTCCTACGAGCCGCTGCGGGTGGACCCCGCCATCGAGGCGCAGCAGGCCGAACGGCTGGCGCGGCTGCGCGAGCGCCGCAACCGCAACGCGGTCACCGCGGCGCTCGGCGCGGTGCGCAAGGCCGCCGAGGGCCCGGACAACGTGCTCTACCCGATGCGGGAGGCGCTGCGCGCCCGGGCCACGCTGGGCGAGGTGTGCGACGCGCTGCGCGAGGTGTGGGGGACGTATGTGCCTACGGACGCGTTCTGA
- the sdhA gene encoding succinate dehydrogenase flavoprotein subunit: MQIHKYDTVIVGAGGAGMRAAIEATKRSRTAVLTKLYPTRSHTGAAQGGMAAALANVEEDNWEWHTFDTVKGGDYLVDQDAAEILAKEAIDSVLDLEKMGLPFNRTPEGRIDQRRFGGHSRNHGEAPVRRSCYAADRTGHMILQTLYQNCVKEGVEFFNEFYVLDQLITEVDGVKKSAGVIAYELATGEIHVFQAKAVVYASGGCGKFFKVTSNAHTLTGDGQAAVYRRGLPLEDMEFFQFHPTGIWRMGILLTEGARGEGGILRNKDGERFMEKYAPVMKDLASRDVVSRSIYTEIREGRGCGPDGDHVYLDLTHLPPEQLDAKLPDITEFARTYLGIEPYTDPIPIQPTAHYAMGGIPTNVEGEVLADNTTVVPGLYAAGEVACVSVHGANRLGTNSLLDINVFGRRAGIAAAEYAATADFVELPEDPAALVQDQVERLREATGSERVTEIRKELQETMDANVMVFRTEQTIKTAVEKIGELRARYKNVSIQDKGRRFNTDLLEAIELGNLLDLAEVMAVSALARKESRGGHYREDYPNRDDVNFMRHTMAYREVGDDGAESIRLDYKPVVQTRYQPMERKY, translated from the coding sequence ATGCAGATCCACAAGTACGACACCGTCATCGTCGGCGCCGGCGGCGCGGGCATGCGCGCGGCCATCGAGGCCACCAAGCGCAGCCGGACCGCGGTCCTGACGAAGCTCTACCCCACCCGCTCCCACACCGGTGCCGCCCAGGGCGGTATGGCCGCGGCCCTCGCCAACGTCGAGGAGGACAACTGGGAGTGGCACACCTTCGACACGGTCAAGGGCGGTGACTACCTGGTCGACCAGGACGCCGCGGAGATCCTGGCGAAGGAGGCCATCGACTCGGTCCTCGACCTGGAGAAGATGGGCCTGCCCTTCAACCGCACGCCGGAGGGCCGGATCGACCAGCGCCGGTTCGGCGGGCACTCCCGCAACCACGGCGAGGCGCCAGTCCGCCGGTCCTGCTACGCCGCGGACCGCACCGGCCACATGATCCTCCAGACGCTGTACCAGAACTGCGTCAAGGAGGGCGTGGAGTTCTTCAACGAGTTCTACGTCCTGGACCAGCTGATCACCGAGGTCGACGGCGTCAAGAAGTCGGCCGGTGTGATCGCCTACGAGCTGGCCACCGGCGAGATCCACGTCTTCCAGGCGAAGGCCGTCGTCTACGCCTCCGGCGGCTGCGGCAAGTTCTTCAAGGTGACGTCCAACGCGCACACCCTGACCGGTGACGGCCAGGCCGCCGTGTACCGCCGTGGACTGCCGCTGGAGGACATGGAGTTCTTCCAGTTCCACCCGACCGGCATCTGGCGGATGGGCATCCTGCTGACGGAGGGCGCCCGTGGTGAGGGCGGCATCCTCCGCAACAAGGACGGCGAGCGCTTCATGGAGAAGTACGCGCCGGTCATGAAGGACCTCGCCTCGCGTGACGTCGTCTCGCGCTCCATCTACACGGAGATCCGCGAGGGCCGCGGCTGCGGTCCCGACGGCGACCACGTCTACCTGGACCTGACGCACCTGCCGCCGGAGCAGCTGGACGCCAAGCTGCCCGACATCACCGAGTTCGCGCGCACCTACCTCGGCATCGAGCCCTACACGGACCCGATCCCGATCCAGCCGACCGCGCACTACGCCATGGGCGGCATCCCGACCAACGTCGAGGGCGAGGTGCTGGCCGACAACACCACCGTCGTGCCGGGCCTGTACGCCGCCGGCGAGGTCGCCTGCGTCTCCGTCCACGGCGCCAACCGCCTGGGCACCAACTCGCTGCTGGACATCAACGTCTTCGGCCGCCGGGCCGGCATCGCCGCGGCGGAGTACGCGGCCACCGCCGACTTCGTCGAGCTGCCCGAGGACCCGGCGGCGCTCGTCCAGGACCAGGTCGAGCGGCTGCGCGAGGCCACCGGCAGCGAGCGGGTCACCGAGATCCGCAAGGAGCTGCAGGAGACCATGGACGCCAACGTCATGGTCTTCCGCACCGAGCAGACGATCAAGACCGCGGTCGAGAAGATCGGCGAGCTGCGCGCCCGCTACAAGAACGTGTCCATCCAGGACAAGGGCAGGCGCTTCAACACCGACCTGCTGGAGGCCATCGAGCTGGGCAACCTGCTCGACCTGGCCGAGGTCATGGCGGTCTCCGCGCTGGCCCGCAAGGAGTCCCGCGGCGGCCACTACCGCGAGGACTACCCCAACCGCGACGACGTCAACTTCATGCGGCACACCATGGCGTACCGCGAGGTGGGCGACGACGGCGCCGAGTCGATCCGGCTCGACTACAAGCCGGTC
- a CDS encoding 2-oxo-4-hydroxy-4-carboxy-5-ureidoimidazoline decarboxylase, with protein MPWQTRPAPDPAAGLDRFNALPHAHAVAALLTCCGCRRWAERLAAHRPYPDPESLMAAGDEAGYDLTSAEQGEALAQEPATPLPPVRPGLGTLAAHTALRAAHAAYQLRFRHAFVICLDGYRDDELMDQTLHAIRTRLAHEPDEERSVAADELRRLARTRLGRLAMSCP; from the coding sequence ATACCTTGGCAGACGCGGCCCGCTCCCGATCCGGCGGCCGGCCTCGACCGCTTCAACGCCCTCCCCCACGCCCACGCCGTGGCCGCCCTGCTGACCTGCTGCGGCTGCCGCCGCTGGGCCGAACGCCTCGCCGCCCACCGCCCCTACCCGGACCCGGAGTCCCTGATGGCCGCCGGCGACGAGGCCGGCTACGACCTCACCTCCGCCGAGCAGGGCGAGGCGCTGGCCCAGGAGCCGGCCACGCCGCTCCCGCCGGTCCGCCCCGGCCTCGGCACCCTCGCCGCCCACACCGCACTGCGCGCCGCGCACGCCGCGTACCAGCTGCGCTTCCGGCACGCCTTCGTCATCTGCCTCGACGGCTATCGCGACGACGAGCTGATGGACCAGACCCTGCACGCCATCCGCACCCGCCTGGCACACGAGCCGGACGAGGAGCGGTCGGTCGCCGCGGACGAACTGCGGCGGCTGGCCCGCACCAGACTGGGGCGACTCGCTATGAGTTGTCCTTGA
- the sdhC gene encoding succinate dehydrogenase, cytochrome b556 subunit yields MPAGTLYRGREGMWSWVAHRVTGVLIFFFLFVHVLDTALVRVSPDAYDNVVATYKTPIVNVMEYGLVAAILFHALNGLRVIAVDFWSKGPKYQKQMLWTVVGVWVVLMAGAFYPVLQHTLRTLFGS; encoded by the coding sequence GTGCCGGCTGGAACGCTGTACCGCGGCCGGGAAGGCATGTGGTCCTGGGTGGCTCACCGAGTCACCGGCGTCCTCATCTTCTTCTTCCTGTTCGTGCACGTCCTCGACACCGCACTCGTGCGCGTCTCCCCCGACGCGTACGACAACGTCGTAGCGACTTACAAGACGCCGATCGTCAACGTGATGGAGTACGGCCTGGTGGCCGCCATCCTCTTCCACGCACTCAACGGCCTGCGCGTCATCGCCGTGGACTTCTGGTCCAAGGGCCCGAAGTACCAGAAGCAGATGCTCTGGACCGTCGTCGGTGTCTGGGTCGTGCTGATGGCCGGTGCCTTCTACCCCGTGCTGCAGCACACGCTGCGCACGCTGTTCGGGAGCTGA
- a CDS encoding glycoside hydrolase family 20 protein: MSNPMRPPRSPRPPASPRPPHTGRRAAGPEVRRALLAVPVLVGTLALGGCGQGADSRSPGAAPSSSSPAAPIPSWAKVTGPPHIVPAVRDFRPANGIGWRPTKGARIVVSAGEKSNIADEAQLMAKDLGGLAVVWGKQDVRPGDVEVKLSGSAGAGRGDNAPAGSTADESYTLTAHGGVLTLTAPTDAGIFNGTRTVKQAVRTAGGLPEGTVDDRPDRPRRGMLLDNARKPFTADWIEDRIRQLADLKLNQLQLHFSDDQGFRIQSDTHPEIVSADHLTKDQVRHLIKVGQSLHVSLVPEIDSPGHLGAVLDHHPDLQLRSASGTVVRGAIDISKPQAGALVDSLLKEFGQLFPGPYWHLGGDEYQALTSSDPAGKYPQLARAAQDKYGSGATIKDLATGWLNDRQKTVQAAGKTRIEAWNDGFFAGGKVAADTNRAVAYWTGREIGARDPAEFLREGRTVLNLNDEYLYYVLGEPNGFTYPTGERIYRSWTPRVLRHTSPVAVPEGQTGADRIPGARFAVWCDHADAQTAQQIAAGIKLPLAALAQKTWDPRTPAQSWTDFEALANRL; this comes from the coding sequence ATGTCGAACCCGATGCGGCCGCCGCGTTCCCCGCGGCCCCCGGCCTCCCCGCGGCCCCCGCACACCGGCCGTCGGGCCGCCGGCCCGGAGGTCCGCCGCGCGCTGCTGGCCGTCCCCGTGCTGGTCGGCACGCTGGCGCTCGGCGGCTGCGGACAGGGCGCAGATTCCCGGTCCCCGGGCGCGGCTCCCAGCTCTTCCAGCCCCGCCGCGCCCATCCCCAGCTGGGCCAAGGTGACCGGCCCGCCGCACATCGTCCCGGCCGTACGGGACTTCCGCCCGGCGAACGGAATCGGCTGGCGGCCGACCAAGGGCGCCCGGATCGTGGTATCGGCGGGGGAGAAGAGCAATATCGCCGACGAAGCGCAACTCATGGCCAAGGATCTCGGCGGGCTGGCGGTGGTGTGGGGAAAGCAGGACGTCCGGCCCGGTGACGTCGAGGTGAAGCTCAGCGGTTCGGCCGGTGCCGGCCGCGGCGACAACGCCCCGGCCGGCAGCACCGCCGACGAGTCCTACACCCTCACCGCCCACGGCGGTGTGCTCACCCTCACCGCCCCCACCGACGCCGGGATCTTCAACGGCACCCGGACCGTCAAACAGGCCGTCCGCACCGCCGGCGGCCTCCCCGAGGGCACCGTCGACGACCGCCCGGACCGCCCCCGGCGCGGCATGCTGCTGGACAACGCCCGCAAGCCGTTCACCGCGGACTGGATCGAGGACCGCATCCGGCAGCTCGCCGACCTCAAGCTCAACCAGCTCCAGCTGCACTTCTCCGACGACCAGGGCTTCCGCATCCAGAGCGACACCCACCCCGAGATCGTCTCCGCCGACCATCTGACCAAGGACCAGGTCCGCCACCTGATCAAGGTCGGGCAGAGCCTGCACGTCTCGCTCGTCCCGGAGATCGACTCGCCCGGCCACCTCGGCGCCGTCCTCGACCACCACCCCGACCTGCAACTGCGCAGCGCCTCCGGCACGGTGGTCCGCGGCGCCATCGACATCTCCAAGCCCCAGGCCGGCGCACTCGTCGACTCGCTGCTGAAGGAGTTCGGACAGCTCTTCCCCGGCCCGTACTGGCACCTGGGCGGCGACGAGTACCAGGCGCTGACGTCCTCGGACCCCGCGGGGAAGTACCCGCAGCTGGCCCGGGCCGCCCAGGACAAGTACGGCTCCGGCGCCACCATCAAGGACCTGGCCACCGGTTGGCTCAACGACCGGCAGAAGACCGTCCAGGCCGCCGGCAAGACCCGGATCGAGGCGTGGAACGACGGCTTCTTCGCCGGCGGCAAGGTGGCCGCGGACACGAACCGCGCGGTCGCCTACTGGACCGGCCGGGAGATCGGCGCCCGCGACCCCGCCGAGTTCCTCCGCGAGGGCCGCACCGTGCTCAACCTCAACGACGAGTACCTCTACTACGTGCTCGGCGAGCCCAACGGCTTCACGTACCCGACCGGCGAACGGATCTACCGGAGCTGGACCCCGCGGGTGCTGCGGCACACCTCGCCCGTCGCCGTACCGGAGGGCCAGACCGGGGCCGACCGGATCCCGGGCGCGCGGTTCGCGGTCTGGTGCGACCACGCGGACGCGCAGACCGCACAGCAGATCGCGGCCGGGATCAAGCTGCCGCTCGCGGCGCTCGCGCAGAAGACCTGGGACCCGCGCACCCCCGCGCAGTCCTGGACGGACTTCGAGGCGCTGGCGAACCGGCTCTGA
- a CDS encoding succinate dehydrogenase hydrophobic membrane anchor subunit, whose translation MSAESTTASATAAENVALYDADHPAPVIEAPRKRTAKTPKSTRTNFELYGWLFMRLSGIVLVVLVLGHLLIQLVLDGGVSKIGFAFVAGRWASPFWQVWDLLMLWLAMLHGANGLRTVINDYAQRDNTRFWLKMLLYTATVFTVLLGTLVIFTFDPNIR comes from the coding sequence ATGTCTGCTGAATCCACCACCGCGAGCGCCACCGCGGCGGAGAACGTCGCGCTCTACGACGCGGACCACCCCGCTCCCGTCATCGAGGCGCCCCGTAAGCGCACCGCGAAGACGCCCAAGTCGACCCGGACCAACTTCGAGCTGTACGGCTGGCTGTTCATGCGGCTGTCCGGCATCGTGCTGGTCGTCCTCGTCCTCGGCCACCTGCTGATCCAGCTGGTGCTCGACGGCGGCGTCTCCAAGATCGGCTTCGCGTTCGTCGCCGGCCGCTGGGCCTCGCCGTTCTGGCAGGTCTGGGACCTGCTGATGCTGTGGCTGGCCATGCTGCACGGCGCCAACGGCCTGCGCACCGTCATCAACGACTACGCGCAGCGGGACAACACCCGCTTCTGGCTGAAGATGCTGCTCTACACCGCCACGGTGTTCACCGTCCTTCTGGGCACGCTGGTGATCTTCACCTTCGACCCGAACATCCGCTAG